In Bacteroidia bacterium, one DNA window encodes the following:
- a CDS encoding transglutaminase-like domain-containing protein — protein MDFNALIYLIDDPDKTVREEVTNKILQLGDTILPSLKQSLENLPFDSPEGIERLNNLIREIELSKVSDNIVQWASSPEDLLKGIWLTNLTSGSDIDFNELNKEIERIKLEVWLDLRNDLTALEKVNILNHVFFKRFNFKGDNSDYHNPDNSFLNRVIKKKKGNPISLAILYSIVAQRLFIPIYGVNLPQHFILAYLDIPDLPSPNADSKGLMIDAPQGYDVLFYINPFNEGSVFGKKHVEIFLQQINIDNVAPEQFYPCSNRDIVIRVLRNLYNSYAMRNQEFRVKQYEKLLNLLNA, from the coding sequence ATGGACTTCAATGCGTTGATATACCTAATTGACGACCCGGATAAAACAGTTAGAGAAGAAGTTACAAACAAGATTCTTCAACTGGGAGACACAATATTGCCGTCCTTGAAACAGAGTTTAGAAAATTTACCTTTTGACAGTCCTGAAGGTATTGAGAGGTTAAATAACTTAATTCGTGAAATTGAGCTTTCGAAAGTATCTGACAATATTGTTCAATGGGCTTCCTCTCCTGAGGATTTGCTAAAAGGGATATGGTTGACTAATCTCACTAGTGGTTCTGATATTGACTTTAATGAACTTAATAAAGAAATTGAGCGTATCAAACTTGAGGTATGGCTTGATTTAAGAAATGACTTAACTGCATTAGAGAAGGTGAACATCTTGAATCATGTATTTTTTAAGCGGTTTAATTTCAAAGGAGACAACTCCGACTATCACAATCCTGACAACAGTTTTCTCAACCGAGTTATAAAGAAGAAAAAAGGGAATCCTATCTCTTTGGCTATATTATATTCAATTGTAGCACAGCGACTCTTTATACCAATTTATGGGGTCAATCTTCCTCAACATTTTATTTTAGCTTATTTAGACATACCTGATTTGCCTTCTCCTAACGCAGATTCCAAGGGACTAATGATTGATGCACCACAAGGTTATGATGTACTTTTTTATATCAACCCTTTTAATGAAGGTTCTGTATTTGGAAAGAAACATGTTGAAATATTTCTACAACAAATTAATATTGACAATGTCGCTCCCGAGCAATTTTACCCATGTTCAAATAGAGATATTGTCATTAGAGTATTGCGCAATTTATATAACTCATACGCAATGCGAAATCAAGAATTTCGCGTGAAACAATATGAAAAATTGTTAAACCTGCTTAATGCTTAA
- a CDS encoding ABC transporter ATP-binding protein — MTREPVIKLENVDICFYVRDSGHVSLKEFIFKLGRTNLLQKQFVLKDITFEIFKGESIGLLGKNGSGKSTLLRALSGIIEPEKGKITIKGKVAPLLGLGIGLEQEMTGLENIKLSCALMGLSIAETKELIPQIIEFSELGDTIHWAVKRYSTGMMSRLSFSIAIMKQPDILLIDEVLAVGDLGFQEKCLKKVTELKAVGTTVVYVSHSMSEVQNMCTKAALINNGRLEMFGDVQSVGEKYLQLFNN; from the coding sequence ATGACACGCGAACCTGTAATAAAGTTAGAGAATGTAGATATATGCTTTTATGTTAGAGATAGCGGACACGTATCATTAAAAGAGTTTATATTTAAACTGGGTAGGACTAATTTATTACAGAAACAATTTGTATTGAAAGATATTACCTTTGAAATATTCAAAGGCGAGAGCATTGGTTTGTTAGGGAAAAATGGTTCTGGCAAGAGCACACTCTTACGTGCTTTATCAGGGATAATTGAACCTGAAAAAGGAAAAATAACCATCAAAGGAAAGGTTGCTCCATTGCTTGGACTTGGCATCGGTTTAGAACAAGAAATGACCGGATTGGAAAACATAAAGCTTAGCTGTGCACTCATGGGGCTTTCTATTGCAGAAACAAAAGAATTGATTCCTCAAATAATTGAATTTTCGGAATTAGGGGACACAATACATTGGGCTGTTAAAAGGTATAGTACGGGCATGATGAGCAGACTCTCATTTAGTATAGCTATAATGAAACAACCGGATATTTTATTAATTGACGAAGTGTTGGCAGTTGGGGATCTAGGATTTCAAGAAAAATGCTTGAAGAAAGTAACAGAATTAAAAGCTGTAGGAACCACAGTGGTTTATGTTTCTCATAGTATGAGTGAGGTTCAGAATATGTGTACAAAAGCTGCTCTCATAAACAATGGACGCTTAGAAATGTTTGGAGATGTTCAGTCCGTAGGTGAAAAGTATTTACAATTATTTAACAACTGA
- a CDS encoding ABC transporter permease: protein MLSSLSDKGFRNAVLSLAVKTIKLRYKNSLLGVFWSMLNPLIFLVIMLIIFREIASIPNYALYALSGLVFWNFLSASVLQVLTSFIDNASILKSINLHPLSFPLSAVLAAIFNLMLSLIPFSILMFFLGYKLDISIIALIPLLLITATFILGLGMFLGTTNVYFRDVQLLWTSIMPAFFYFTPIAYTIDIIPTESQKYIKMNPFYYFMECYHDIFYYSRFPDATNLLICTFIALCVLVLGLYFFNKYRKGFISNI, encoded by the coding sequence GTGCTTTCTTCGTTATCAGATAAGGGATTCAGAAATGCAGTACTAAGTTTGGCGGTCAAAACAATAAAACTACGCTATAAAAATTCCCTATTAGGTGTATTTTGGAGCATGCTCAATCCGCTTATTTTTCTAGTCATAATGTTAATCATTTTTAGAGAAATCGCTTCAATACCTAATTATGCACTCTATGCTCTAAGCGGATTAGTTTTTTGGAATTTTTTATCGGCATCGGTTTTACAAGTTTTAACATCTTTTATTGATAATGCTTCCATACTCAAGTCCATCAACTTACATCCGCTGAGTTTTCCATTATCGGCAGTCTTGGCAGCAATTTTCAACCTCATGCTTTCGCTGATTCCTTTCTCAATCCTGATGTTCTTTCTTGGCTACAAATTAGACATTAGTATTATTGCCTTGATACCTTTATTGCTTATAACCGCAACATTCATTTTAGGCTTAGGCATGTTTTTAGGTACCACCAATGTCTATTTCAGAGATGTACAATTACTCTGGACCAGCATCATGCCTGCTTTCTTCTACTTCACTCCCATTGCATACACAATTGATATTATTCCAACCGAGTCACAGAAATACATCAAAATGAACCCTTTCTATTACTTTATGGAATGTTATCATGACATTTTTTATTATTCCAGATTTCCAGATGCAACGAATCTTCTGATTTGTACTTTCATTGCACTTTGTGTGCTTGTGTTAGGTTTGTATTTCTTCAATAAATATCGCAAGGGCTTTATTTCAAACATATAA
- a CDS encoding M43 family zinc metalloprotease, whose product MSKKLFLPLFTSLLLYFSVHHVYSQQCGTDQRFEEWKLATPNWHDPIAESTTNQQTERRSGKIIIPVVFHIINTNGPENISNEQVFDAIRILNEDFNKLNADTQNVRNNANAPFKPLIADMEIEFQLAKKDPQGNCTNGINRITSSLHIDAGDNVKSLIKWPVNRYLNIWVVSSIYSGNGSGIILGYSNFPFMSASTDGIVMRSDAVGSFGAANPLYQRALTHEVGHYLGLYHTFQGGCNESQGGDLVADTPPVSAQFSNSGCNPTNKSCANNQYYDQWENFMDYSHGCQSMFSIGQKNRVYGFLQSNDYTRKNLYSNENLEFTGILPKAGEKPFAFFESDIQIVCAGSPVQFMDNSCNGLVSQRTWEFEGGNIQSSNQPSPIIIYDEPGEYNVKLTTTNSVGSSSYEIKKYIKVLPKVAALTGIAESFETNNSFSLEGITQLTGTGFDTFAKANVGFYGNNSIKANITNSNTGTRFVLETPSMNISKMAGMNPKISFMVGYGRRNSTAIDYIRIYVSEDCGSTWKQKVQRLSAQFSSSVGFVSNFTPSNQNEWKRINFSLSEFETSTSIKIRIEIVSGGGNPIFIDDINISQYFTSISDIELDALINIHPNPSTDLFNIHLNPLFLNKETSITLFDMSGRNIATIYDNNIAEKDLIQNIDLRSKGIKPGIYFLKFETNEGIFTKRLIFAD is encoded by the coding sequence ATGTCAAAAAAACTGTTTCTCCCTTTATTCACTTCTCTTCTTCTATATTTTTCTGTTCATCACGTTTATAGCCAACAATGCGGAACAGATCAGCGTTTTGAAGAATGGAAACTTGCAACCCCTAATTGGCATGATCCTATTGCTGAATCAACAACCAATCAACAAACTGAACGCAGAAGTGGTAAAATCATTATTCCCGTAGTTTTTCATATAATAAATACGAATGGACCTGAGAACATTTCAAACGAGCAAGTTTTTGACGCAATACGTATATTGAATGAAGACTTTAACAAGTTAAATGCTGATACTCAAAATGTTCGCAACAATGCCAATGCGCCCTTTAAGCCTCTGATAGCTGATATGGAAATTGAATTCCAATTAGCAAAAAAAGACCCACAAGGAAATTGCACAAATGGAATCAATCGCATAACATCTTCATTACACATTGATGCAGGAGATAATGTTAAAAGTTTAATTAAGTGGCCTGTAAATCGGTATCTGAATATATGGGTAGTAAGCTCAATTTATAGCGGTAATGGTAGTGGAATCATATTGGGATATTCCAACTTCCCATTCATGTCTGCAAGCACAGATGGTATTGTTATGCGCTCTGATGCTGTTGGCTCATTTGGTGCAGCTAATCCACTATACCAAAGAGCTTTGACACATGAAGTCGGGCACTATTTAGGACTTTACCATACATTCCAAGGTGGTTGTAACGAAAGTCAGGGTGGTGATTTAGTTGCCGACACCCCTCCCGTATCTGCACAATTTTCCAACTCCGGATGCAACCCAACCAACAAGAGTTGTGCTAACAATCAATATTACGATCAGTGGGAGAACTTCATGGACTACTCCCATGGCTGCCAATCCATGTTTTCAATTGGTCAGAAGAATCGAGTTTATGGATTTTTACAAAGCAATGATTACACAAGAAAAAATCTCTATAGCAATGAGAATTTAGAATTTACCGGTATTCTACCCAAAGCCGGTGAAAAGCCTTTTGCTTTCTTCGAAAGTGATATTCAAATTGTTTGTGCCGGCAGCCCTGTGCAATTTATGGATAATTCGTGTAATGGTCTTGTATCTCAAAGAACTTGGGAGTTTGAAGGAGGTAATATTCAATCCTCAAATCAACCCTCGCCTATTATCATATATGATGAGCCGGGAGAATATAATGTAAAATTGACTACAACAAATAGTGTTGGTTCTTCGTCTTATGAAATAAAAAAATATATAAAAGTACTCCCAAAAGTTGCTGCCTTAACCGGTATTGCTGAAAGTTTTGAGACCAATAATTCCTTTTCATTAGAAGGCATCACTCAATTGACGGGTACCGGATTTGACACCTTTGCAAAAGCAAATGTTGGATTTTATGGTAATAATAGCATAAAAGCCAATATTACCAATTCTAATACTGGAACCCGCTTTGTTTTAGAAACTCCTTCAATGAACATCTCCAAGATGGCAGGCATGAATCCAAAGATTTCATTTATGGTTGGCTATGGAAGACGCAACTCAACTGCTATTGACTACATTAGAATCTACGTATCTGAAGATTGTGGAAGTACCTGGAAACAAAAGGTACAAAGATTGAGCGCGCAATTTTCATCAAGTGTTGGATTTGTGAGCAATTTCACACCTTCTAATCAGAATGAATGGAAAAGAATTAATTTTTCACTATCTGAATTTGAAACTTCTACAAGTATTAAAATACGCATTGAAATAGTAAGTGGAGGAGGCAATCCAATTTTCATTGATGACATAAATATCAGTCAATATTTCACATCAATTAGTGATATAGAACTGGATGCCTTGATTAATATTCATCCCAATCCAAGTACGGACTTGTTCAATATTCATTTGAATCCACTGTTCTTAAACAAAGAGACTTCCATCACATTATTTGACATGTCCGGTAGAAATATTGCAACAATCTATGACAACAATATTGCCGAAAAGGACTTGATTCAAAACATAGATTTAAGAAGTAAGGGGATTAAACCCGGCATTTATTTTCTGAAATTTGAAACAAATGAGGGCATATTCACTAAAAGACTGATATTTGCCGACTGA
- the topA gene encoding type I DNA topoisomerase: MSKKNLVIVESPAKAKTIEKYLGSDFLVKSSYGHIRDLDKGDSAIDLNNNYQPKYVVPADKQKLVNELKKLTKEADTIWLASDDDREGEAISWHLSEVLDLKKKNIKRIVFNEITKPAIEHAIKNPRSIDINLVDAQQARRVLDRLVGYELSPLLWKKVKPSLSAGRVQSVAVRLVVEKEREIRDFTTKSDYQISAIFNFQGATFKAVLDNRFPTEEEAISFLENSKNSIFTVQNVETKPVQRNPSPPFTTSTLQQEASRKFGTPVSTTMQLAQKLYEEGHITYMRTDSLNMSDLAISAAKNTITNEYGANYSHTRKYTTKTAGAQEAHEAIRPTNFNVQFAGETEREKKLYNLIWKRAIASQMSSAKLERTTIEIKSNNHKFIFIAEGEVIKFDGFLKVYMESNDDEETEENTSILPPIQKSDTVVADSVTAEQKYSRPPSRYTEASLVKKLEELGIGRPSTYAPTISTIQKRGYVEVGKKEGVAREIKTHTLKKNNITSTIQSEKTGSEKGKLIPSDIGTLVTDFLSEHFTKIMDYGFTASVEKEFDDIASGLQKWSNMIDKFYHPFHTLVTKTATTAEKVTGEREVGIDPKSGNKIVAKMGKFGPYVQIVEPDENKKSQFASLRQGQSIETISIEEALDLFKLPRTIGNLEGTELVVNIGKFGPYILHNKKFYSLPRTLDPLSVNEEEAIMVIQAKRNEDKNADKLPLQIGEWEGNALEVNKGRFGPYIKYKSKYFSLPKGTNLFEINKEKAIEIILAKSQEEEKKVIKKLGSGDKEIVIQNGRYGPYFSFGGNNYKLGNINPEALTIEQAEEIIKNTPAKSTSKKKRSEK, translated from the coding sequence ATGTCGAAAAAAAACCTCGTAATTGTAGAATCTCCTGCTAAGGCAAAGACAATTGAAAAGTATCTCGGTAGTGATTTTTTAGTCAAATCCAGCTATGGTCATATCAGAGATTTAGACAAAGGAGATAGCGCAATAGATCTCAACAACAACTATCAACCAAAATATGTTGTTCCCGCTGACAAACAGAAATTAGTTAATGAACTCAAAAAATTAACCAAAGAAGCTGACACAATCTGGCTTGCATCGGATGATGATCGAGAAGGAGAAGCCATTTCTTGGCATCTGTCTGAAGTATTGGATTTAAAAAAGAAGAACATAAAGCGTATTGTATTCAATGAAATTACAAAACCCGCCATTGAACATGCCATTAAAAACCCAAGAAGCATTGATATCAATCTTGTTGATGCACAACAAGCACGCAGGGTTCTTGATAGACTTGTAGGTTATGAACTTTCACCACTTTTATGGAAAAAGGTTAAACCTTCTCTATCAGCAGGCAGAGTACAATCTGTTGCAGTGCGTTTAGTAGTTGAGAAAGAAAGAGAAATTAGAGATTTTACTACAAAATCAGATTATCAAATAAGTGCCATATTTAATTTCCAAGGTGCTACTTTTAAAGCCGTATTGGATAATCGTTTCCCAACCGAAGAAGAAGCTATTTCATTTTTAGAAAACTCTAAAAACTCAATATTCACAGTACAAAATGTAGAAACAAAGCCTGTTCAACGCAATCCTTCACCGCCTTTCACTACGAGCACATTACAACAAGAGGCTTCAAGAAAGTTTGGCACCCCGGTAAGCACGACCATGCAATTAGCACAAAAGCTATATGAAGAAGGACACATAACATATATGAGAACGGATTCATTAAACATGTCCGACTTGGCAATTAGTGCTGCCAAAAACACTATTACCAATGAATACGGAGCAAACTATTCACATACAAGAAAATATACCACCAAAACTGCAGGAGCTCAAGAAGCACATGAAGCAATAAGACCAACAAATTTTAATGTTCAATTTGCAGGTGAAACAGAAAGAGAAAAGAAACTCTATAATCTCATTTGGAAACGTGCAATTGCTTCACAAATGTCGAGTGCAAAACTTGAAAGAACCACTATTGAGATAAAATCAAACAATCATAAATTCATCTTTATTGCGGAAGGTGAGGTAATTAAATTTGATGGTTTTCTGAAAGTGTATATGGAATCCAACGATGACGAAGAAACTGAAGAAAACACAAGTATTTTACCACCGATACAGAAGTCAGACACTGTTGTAGCTGATTCGGTCACTGCTGAACAAAAATATAGTCGTCCACCTTCAAGATATACGGAAGCAAGTTTGGTAAAAAAACTTGAAGAATTAGGTATCGGCAGACCTTCTACCTATGCTCCCACTATTTCAACAATACAAAAAAGAGGCTATGTTGAAGTAGGAAAAAAGGAAGGAGTTGCAAGAGAAATAAAAACCCATACCCTCAAGAAGAATAATATAACTTCAACGATTCAATCTGAGAAAACAGGCTCTGAAAAAGGAAAATTAATTCCTTCGGATATTGGCACTTTAGTAACAGATTTCCTTTCAGAACATTTTACCAAAATTATGGATTATGGGTTTACTGCCTCTGTAGAAAAGGAATTTGACGATATTGCTTCCGGGTTGCAAAAATGGAGCAACATGATAGACAAATTCTACCACCCGTTTCATACGCTCGTTACAAAGACAGCCACTACCGCAGAGAAAGTTACCGGTGAAAGAGAGGTCGGAATTGATCCTAAAAGCGGAAATAAAATTGTTGCTAAAATGGGGAAATTTGGACCTTATGTACAGATTGTTGAACCTGATGAAAATAAAAAATCACAATTTGCAAGCCTCAGACAGGGACAAAGTATTGAAACAATTAGTATTGAGGAAGCTTTGGATTTATTTAAGCTCCCACGCACAATTGGCAACTTGGAAGGCACAGAATTGGTTGTCAACATTGGCAAATTCGGTCCATATATTTTACATAACAAGAAATTTTACTCTCTACCCAGGACGCTCGACCCTCTGTCAGTAAATGAAGAAGAAGCTATCATGGTGATTCAGGCAAAACGCAATGAAGATAAAAACGCTGACAAACTACCACTTCAGATTGGCGAGTGGGAAGGCAACGCATTAGAAGTCAATAAAGGCAGATTTGGACCTTATATTAAATACAAATCAAAATACTTCTCATTACCAAAAGGTACAAACCTCTTTGAGATAAACAAAGAGAAGGCTATTGAAATTATTCTTGCCAAATCTCAAGAAGAAGAGAAAAAAGTAATCAAAAAACTGGGAAGTGGAGACAAAGAAATCGTAATCCAAAACGGCAGATATGGTCCATATTTCTCTTTTGGTGGTAACAACTACAAATTAGGTAATATTAATCCGGAAGCATTGACAATTGAACAAGCAGAAGAAATTATTAAAAATACCCCTGCAAAATCAACGTCAAAGAAAAAAAGGAGTGAAAAATAG
- a CDS encoding glycosyltransferase family 2 protein, protein MNEVKITNERISKNTNPALAKNEEDYEVLFNAVRNYEERIKKIEDSPYWKMYLFFTKTKLILTSDSYLKDEKWKFFQRVRFLFSRHGLFLIGKFFRQLFTLLFGKVNSIIGFGKGYEPINYEKFKQKNFPRESDFELMQDNIKRFAIKPHFNLIVFINRNNFKQLNHFLKAIESQVYTKFDIQFFLQNPSEIISYTIEKIVSTDIRFSLVDEQTIDKVPEQNHIVFAKLDCIPAPHYLYHIANAINNNPIIDFIYSDNDFYNKNYPDTTENPYFKPDWSPHTLLARNYIGDMFVTSSELLHKANIQYYNNVYSLILNLTHHASSVHHIQKVLYHKYQRNITSEEIKENHQALNHFLAMYYQNSYAKLSETALGCFTPKFNLANSPTVSIIIPAKNKSAVLQECIDSILEQVSYPNYEIIVVDNGSTEKTFLSTLAQYEYNHPNKIRSIRIDIPFNYSILNNRAAKIANGEYLLFLNNDTKVISPNLLEEMIKFAQLENAGAVGVKLLYPNNTIQHAGIILSLDETGAHIYSGAHKDTSGYFNNANCITNYGAVTGACMMVSREKFEMVGGFDENLAVDCNDVDLCCKLYTVGYFNIYIPHVSMYHYECLTRGNPMLRPQARAHQSNEKNYLLNKWDKMIKNDPFYNDNLTRISKNYELKNG, encoded by the coding sequence GTGAACGAAGTTAAAATTACCAACGAACGGATTTCTAAAAACACAAATCCTGCCTTAGCAAAAAATGAAGAGGACTATGAAGTTCTGTTTAATGCAGTGCGTAATTATGAAGAAAGAATCAAGAAGATTGAAGACAGTCCTTATTGGAAGATGTATTTATTCTTCACCAAAACCAAACTAATTCTTACCAGCGACAGTTACTTAAAGGATGAAAAATGGAAATTTTTTCAGAGAGTGCGATTCTTATTCTCAAGACATGGACTCTTCTTAATTGGAAAATTCTTCAGACAACTGTTTACATTACTTTTTGGCAAGGTAAATTCTATTATTGGTTTTGGAAAAGGGTACGAACCTATTAATTATGAAAAATTCAAGCAAAAAAACTTCCCAAGAGAAAGTGATTTTGAATTAATGCAAGATAATATCAAACGTTTTGCAATCAAACCTCATTTCAATTTAATCGTATTTATCAATCGTAACAACTTTAAACAACTCAATCATTTTCTTAAAGCGATTGAAAGTCAAGTTTATACAAAGTTTGACATACAGTTTTTTCTTCAAAATCCTAGTGAAATAATTAGTTACACCATAGAAAAAATAGTATCTACTGATATTCGTTTTTCTCTCGTTGATGAGCAAACAATAGACAAGGTTCCTGAACAAAATCATATAGTTTTTGCTAAATTAGATTGCATTCCTGCACCTCATTATCTGTATCATATTGCCAATGCTATTAACAATAATCCGATAATAGACTTTATTTATTCAGACAATGATTTTTACAATAAAAATTATCCTGATACAACTGAGAATCCTTATTTCAAACCTGACTGGAGCCCTCACACTTTATTAGCAAGAAACTATATTGGGGATATGTTTGTTACAAGTTCGGAGTTACTTCATAAGGCAAACATTCAATATTACAACAATGTGTATAGCCTGATTTTGAATTTGACTCATCATGCTTCGAGCGTGCATCATATTCAAAAAGTACTATATCATAAATACCAACGCAATATTACAAGTGAAGAAATAAAAGAGAACCACCAAGCCTTAAATCACTTCCTTGCAATGTATTATCAGAACAGCTATGCAAAGCTATCCGAAACTGCATTAGGCTGTTTTACCCCTAAATTTAATTTAGCAAATTCCCCAACCGTGAGTATTATTATTCCGGCAAAGAATAAGAGTGCGGTTTTACAAGAGTGTATTGATTCAATATTAGAACAAGTTTCCTATCCTAACTACGAGATCATTGTAGTTGATAATGGAAGCACAGAGAAAACTTTCTTGAGTACCCTCGCACAATACGAGTACAATCATCCTAACAAAATTCGTTCAATTCGTATTGATATCCCGTTCAATTATTCAATCTTGAATAACAGAGCCGCAAAAATCGCAAACGGTGAATATTTACTATTCTTAAATAATGACACCAAAGTCATTTCCCCGAATTTATTAGAAGAGATGATAAAATTTGCTCAGTTAGAGAATGCCGGAGCAGTTGGTGTGAAACTGTTATATCCGAACAACACAATCCAACATGCGGGCATTATTTTATCATTGGATGAAACAGGAGCACATATTTATTCAGGAGCACACAAAGACACATCGGGATATTTTAACAATGCAAATTGTATAACAAATTATGGAGCGGTAACCGGAGCATGTATGATGGTTTCGCGTGAGAAGTTTGAAATGGTTGGCGGTTTTGATGAAAATCTGGCTGTAGATTGTAATGACGTGGACTTATGTTGCAAACTCTATACAGTTGGATATTTTAATATCTATATCCCTCACGTCTCTATGTATCACTACGAGTGTCTTACTCGAGGCAACCCAATGCTACGTCCTCAAGCACGCGCACACCAAAGCAATGAAAAGAATTATTTATTAAACAAATGGGATAAAATGATTAAAAACGACCCCTTTTACAACGATAACCTAACAAGGATTTCTAAGAATTACGAACTTAAAAATGGCTAA